From the Gemmatimonadales bacterium genome, one window contains:
- the carB gene encoding carbamoyl-phosphate synthase large subunit yields the protein MPKRTDLKRILLVGSGPIVIGQAAEFDYSGTQAVKALKEEGYEVVLVNSNPATIMTDPELADRTYIEPVTAEWVERVIARERPDALLPTMGGQTALNVAMALHRSGALERYGVELIGANARSIEMAEDREAFAEAMRRIGLQVAVGGFATSVEQVGAIVERTGYPAIIRPSFTLGGTGGGIAYNPAELDEAVRRGLEASPVHQVLIEQSVVGWKEFELEVMRDGRDNVVIVCSIENLDPMGVHTGDSITVAPAMTLTDREYQVMRDAAIAIIREVGVEAGGCNIQFAVSPTDGTMLVIEMNPRVSRSSALASKATGFPIARMGTKLAVGYTLDELPNDITRTTPASFEPVLDYVVVKFPRFPHEKFPLADWGLTTQMKSVGESMAIGRTFKEAFQKGIRALEADRPGWVVGATPADDRLENDDATTIGAALRRPTPERVFQIKRAFLAGMPAERIAELTAIDPWFVRQMADLVEAEREFAAWAPGHWKRGAKPRRAAARRRGRAVPRAADPTAAAMLRRMKRMGFADVQLAALAGTSEDAIRAERHALGIRPAYKTVDTCAGEFPSATPYLYSSYDEENESEPLGERGIVVLGSGPNRIGQGVEFDYCCVQAALAFRELGHRTIMINSNPETVSTDFDISDKLYFEPLTFEDVIEIVELERPRGVVVQLGGQTPLKLTQRLEAAGVPILGTSADAIDTAEDRKRFEAIARRLKITQPASGTARSTDEALAVAERVGYPVLVRPSYVLGGRAMVIVYDAGVLKEYFAKAARVAPDHPVLIDRFLEDAFEADVDAIADGTTCVIGGVMQHIEDAGIHSGDSACVLPPYLIGEREIEEMRRHTKALAAALGVVGLINVQYAIKDGVVYCLEVNPRGSRTVPFVSKATGVSLAKLAAGVMAGRTLEQLGLVEEVELPYVAVKEAVFPFNKLPNADTLLGPEMRSTGEVMGIAESFGWAFAKAQIAADGALPLEGAIMVTVNDSDKPTVTPIVRRFHEMGFRLIATEGTARYLQKRGIACERVHKVWEGRPNAVDLIISGRVQLLINTPLGKYSQRDDYELRRAALMHGVPYTTTMSAASAACDAVIALRSSKADVLSVQEWYARRLASIVQVA from the coding sequence ATGCCCAAGCGGACTGATCTCAAGCGGATCCTGCTGGTGGGCTCCGGTCCGATCGTCATCGGGCAGGCGGCGGAGTTCGACTACTCCGGGACCCAGGCGGTGAAGGCCCTCAAGGAGGAAGGGTACGAGGTCGTGCTGGTGAACTCGAACCCGGCCACGATCATGACCGACCCCGAGCTGGCCGACCGCACCTACATCGAGCCGGTGACCGCGGAGTGGGTCGAGCGGGTGATCGCCCGGGAGCGCCCCGACGCCCTGCTGCCGACGATGGGCGGCCAGACGGCGCTCAACGTGGCGATGGCCCTCCATCGTAGCGGGGCGCTGGAGCGCTACGGCGTCGAGCTGATCGGCGCCAACGCCCGCTCCATCGAGATGGCGGAGGACCGCGAGGCGTTCGCGGAGGCGATGCGGCGCATCGGGCTCCAGGTCGCGGTCGGCGGCTTCGCCACCTCGGTCGAGCAGGTCGGGGCGATCGTGGAGCGGACGGGCTACCCGGCCATCATCCGGCCGTCGTTCACGCTGGGCGGCACCGGCGGCGGGATCGCCTACAACCCGGCCGAGCTCGACGAAGCGGTGCGGCGCGGTCTCGAAGCGTCGCCGGTGCACCAGGTGCTGATCGAGCAGAGCGTGGTGGGGTGGAAGGAGTTCGAGCTGGAGGTGATGCGCGACGGGCGGGACAACGTGGTGATCGTGTGCTCGATCGAGAACCTCGACCCGATGGGGGTGCACACCGGCGACAGCATCACCGTGGCGCCGGCGATGACTTTGACCGACCGCGAGTACCAGGTGATGCGCGACGCCGCGATCGCGATCATCCGCGAGGTGGGCGTCGAGGCCGGCGGCTGCAACATCCAGTTCGCCGTGAGCCCGACCGACGGCACGATGCTGGTGATCGAGATGAATCCGCGCGTGTCGCGCTCCTCGGCGCTCGCCTCCAAGGCCACGGGCTTCCCCATCGCGCGGATGGGCACCAAGCTGGCGGTGGGCTACACGCTGGACGAGCTGCCCAACGACATCACCCGCACCACGCCCGCGTCGTTCGAGCCGGTGCTCGACTACGTGGTGGTGAAGTTCCCGCGCTTCCCGCACGAGAAGTTCCCGCTCGCCGACTGGGGGCTGACGACCCAGATGAAGTCGGTGGGCGAGTCGATGGCCATCGGCCGGACCTTCAAGGAGGCCTTCCAGAAGGGCATCCGGGCGCTGGAGGCGGACCGGCCGGGCTGGGTGGTCGGCGCGACGCCCGCGGACGACCGGCTCGAGAACGACGACGCGACGACGATCGGGGCGGCGCTGCGGCGGCCCACCCCGGAGCGCGTGTTCCAGATCAAGCGCGCCTTCCTCGCCGGGATGCCGGCGGAGCGCATCGCGGAGCTGACGGCCATCGACCCGTGGTTCGTCCGCCAGATGGCCGACCTGGTCGAGGCGGAACGGGAGTTCGCCGCCTGGGCGCCGGGGCACTGGAAGCGCGGCGCGAAGCCGCGGCGCGCCGCGGCGCGCCGGCGCGGGCGGGCGGTCCCGCGGGCGGCCGACCCGACGGCGGCGGCGATGCTGCGGCGGATGAAGCGGATGGGGTTTGCCGACGTGCAGCTGGCGGCGCTGGCCGGCACCTCGGAGGACGCGATCCGCGCCGAACGCCACGCCCTCGGCATCCGGCCGGCGTACAAGACGGTGGACACCTGCGCGGGCGAGTTCCCGTCCGCGACGCCGTACCTGTACTCGAGCTACGACGAGGAGAACGAGTCGGAGCCGCTGGGTGAGCGGGGCATCGTGGTGCTGGGCTCCGGGCCCAACCGCATCGGTCAGGGCGTGGAGTTCGACTACTGCTGCGTCCAGGCGGCGCTGGCGTTCCGCGAGCTCGGCCACCGCACGATCATGATCAACTCGAACCCGGAAACGGTCTCGACCGACTTCGACATCTCGGACAAGCTGTACTTCGAGCCGCTCACCTTCGAGGACGTGATCGAGATCGTGGAGCTGGAGCGGCCGCGGGGCGTGGTGGTGCAGCTCGGCGGCCAGACGCCGCTCAAGCTGACCCAGCGGCTCGAGGCGGCGGGCGTGCCGATCCTCGGCACGTCGGCCGACGCGATCGACACCGCCGAGGACCGCAAGCGCTTCGAGGCCATCGCGCGCCGGCTCAAGATCACCCAGCCGGCGAGCGGCACGGCGCGCAGCACCGACGAGGCGCTCGCGGTGGCCGAGCGGGTGGGCTACCCGGTGCTGGTGCGGCCGTCCTACGTGCTGGGCGGGCGGGCGATGGTGATCGTGTACGACGCGGGGGTGCTGAAGGAGTACTTCGCCAAGGCCGCGCGCGTGGCGCCCGACCACCCGGTGCTGATCGACCGGTTCCTCGAGGACGCGTTCGAGGCCGACGTGGACGCCATCGCCGACGGCACCACCTGCGTGATCGGCGGCGTGATGCAGCACATCGAGGACGCCGGGATCCACTCCGGGGACTCGGCCTGCGTGCTGCCGCCGTACCTGATCGGCGAGCGCGAGATCGAGGAGATGCGCCGCCACACCAAGGCGCTGGCGGCGGCCCTGGGCGTGGTCGGACTGATCAACGTCCAGTACGCCATCAAGGACGGCGTGGTCTACTGTCTCGAGGTCAACCCGCGCGGCTCGCGCACGGTGCCCTTCGTCTCCAAGGCCACCGGCGTGTCGCTGGCCAAGCTCGCCGCCGGGGTGATGGCGGGCCGCACGCTCGAGCAGCTGGGCCTGGTCGAGGAAGTGGAGCTGCCGTACGTCGCGGTGAAGGAGGCCGTGTTCCCCTTCAACAAGCTGCCCAACGCCGACACGCTGCTCGGCCCGGAGATGCGCTCGACGGGCGAGGTGATGGGGATCGCGGAGTCGTTCGGGTGGGCGTTCGCCAAGGCGCAGATCGCCGCCGACGGCGCGCTGCCCCTGGAGGGCGCCATCATGGTCACCGTCAACGACAGCGACAAGCCGACGGTGACGCCGATCGTGCGGCGGTTTCACGAGATGGGGTTCCGCCTCATCGCGACGGAGGGGACGGCCCGGTATCTGCAGAAGCGCGGCATCGCATGCGAGCGCGTTCACAAGGTGTGGGAGGGGAGGCCG
- the rplQ gene encoding 50S ribosomal protein L17: MRHRAKARQLSRTASHRRAMLSNMATELFRHGAIVTTVAKAKELRPVAERLITLARRGDLHARRLVERRVKDKGVSTKLFKELGPRFQARPGGYTRILRLAHRIGDGGETARIELLKE; this comes from the coding sequence ATGCGGCACCGCGCCAAGGCTCGCCAGCTTTCCCGCACCGCCTCGCACCGCCGGGCCATGCTGTCCAACATGGCCACCGAGCTGTTCCGGCACGGCGCGATCGTCACGACCGTGGCCAAAGCCAAGGAGCTGCGGCCGGTGGCCGAGCGCCTCATCACCCTGGCGCGGCGGGGCGACCTGCACGCGCGCCGGCTGGTGGAGCGGCGGGTCAAGGACAAGGGCGTCTCGACCAAGCTCTTCAAGGAGCTGGGGCCGCGCTTCCAGGCCCGGCCGGGCGGGTACACCCGCATCCTGAGGCTCGCGCACCGCATCGGCGACGGCGGGGAGACGGCGAGGATCGAGCTGCTGAAAGAGTAG
- the rpmB gene encoding 50S ribosomal protein L28: protein MARVCAVCGKGPSFGHHVSNANNRTTRRWYPNLQAVRVLVDGVPKRIRVCAACLRSNKIQKAPRARKVAATG, encoded by the coding sequence ATGGCGCGCGTATGCGCGGTATGCGGCAAGGGCCCGAGCTTCGGGCATCACGTCTCCAACGCGAACAACCGGACCACCCGGCGCTGGTATCCCAACCTCCAGGCGGTGCGGGTGCTGGTGGACGGCGTCCCCAAGCGGATCCGCGTGTGCGCGGCCTGCCTCCGGTCCAACAAGATCCAGAAGGCGCCGCGGGCGCGGAAAGTGGCCGCCACAGGCTGA
- a CDS encoding GDP-mannose 4,6-dehydratase — MIVLVTGPDGFVGRWVLRALLAAGHEVVAGAQPGPPRPDGLTAAERKAVTWIPLELGDPGSVRQAAARAYDAVIHLAAVASGGDALKDPGVAWAVNAAGTARLVGEFGRRRRAGESDPVVVVVSTAEVYGAGPARRPLVESDPTAPRSPYAASKAGAELAAVETRLRTGLKVVIARSFPHTGPGQDERFVAPAFARRLRGARLAHARVVKVGNLEPVRDFLDVRDVAEAYVALLARGVPGEVYNVASGRGLALGELFERLAAIVGVDAIAEPDPEFMRPADIPYLVGDAGKLAAAAGWTPRIPLERTLTDLVNAQAD, encoded by the coding sequence ATGATCGTCCTGGTGACCGGACCCGACGGCTTCGTCGGGCGGTGGGTGCTCCGCGCGCTGCTGGCGGCCGGGCACGAGGTGGTGGCCGGGGCGCAGCCGGGGCCACCGCGCCCCGACGGCCTCACCGCCGCCGAGCGGAAGGCCGTGACCTGGATCCCGCTGGAGCTGGGCGACCCGGGCTCGGTGCGCCAGGCGGCGGCGCGGGCCTACGACGCCGTCATCCACCTGGCGGCGGTCGCTTCGGGCGGCGACGCGCTGAAGGACCCGGGCGTGGCGTGGGCCGTGAACGCCGCCGGGACGGCGCGCCTGGTGGGCGAGTTCGGCCGGCGGCGGCGGGCCGGGGAGAGCGATCCGGTGGTGGTGGTCGTGTCCACGGCGGAGGTGTACGGGGCGGGCCCGGCGCGCCGCCCGCTCGTGGAGAGCGACCCGACGGCGCCGCGCTCGCCCTATGCGGCGTCCAAGGCCGGCGCGGAGCTGGCGGCCGTGGAGACCCGCCTGCGCACCGGGCTGAAGGTGGTGATCGCGCGGTCGTTCCCGCACACCGGGCCCGGGCAGGACGAGCGGTTCGTGGCGCCGGCGTTCGCGCGCCGGCTGCGCGGCGCGCGGCTCGCGCACGCCCGGGTGGTCAAGGTCGGCAATCTCGAGCCGGTGCGCGACTTCCTCGACGTGCGCGACGTGGCCGAGGCGTACGTCGCCCTGCTCGCGCGTGGCGTGCCGGGCGAGGTCTACAACGTCGCGTCCGGCCGCGGCCTCGCGCTGGGGGAGCTGTTCGAGCGGCTCGCCGCGATCGTGGGCGTGGACGCGATCGCGGAGCCGGATCCGGAGTTCATGCGGCCGGCCGACATTCCGTACCTCGTGGGCGACGCGGGGAAGCTCGCCGCCGCGGCCGGCTGGACGCCGAGGATTCCGTTGGAGCGGACGCTCACCGACCTGGTCAATGCCCAAGCGGACTGA
- a CDS encoding GDP-mannose 4,6-dehydratase, whose translation MPTALVTGVTGQDGSYLAELLLAKGYRVVGVVRRTSHDSYERIQHLVGRMEIVPADLLDQHSLQRVVHAAAPDEIYNLAAQSFVPTSWTQPVLTGEFTALGVTRLLDAIRLVKPDARFYQASSSEMFGKVRETPQRETTPFHPRSPYGVAKVYGHHITVNYRESYGLFAVSGILFNHESPRRGLEFVTRRISDGVARIKHGLATELRLGNLDARRDWGFAGDYVDAMWRMLQQTEPDDFVVGTGTQHSVRDCCEVAFGHVGLDWRKHVVHDPAQDRPAEVETLLADPSKARTRLDWCPTVDFEHLMRMMVDADLDRVKRSA comes from the coding sequence ATGCCGACCGCGCTCGTTACCGGCGTCACGGGGCAGGACGGCTCGTACTTGGCGGAGCTGCTGCTCGCCAAGGGGTACCGGGTCGTGGGCGTGGTGCGGCGGACCTCGCACGACAGCTACGAGCGCATCCAGCACCTGGTGGGCCGGATGGAGATCGTCCCCGCCGACCTGCTGGACCAGCACTCGCTGCAGCGCGTCGTCCACGCGGCGGCGCCGGACGAGATCTACAACCTCGCGGCCCAGTCGTTCGTGCCGACCTCGTGGACCCAGCCGGTCCTGACCGGCGAGTTCACCGCGCTCGGCGTCACGCGGCTGCTGGACGCCATCCGCCTGGTCAAGCCGGACGCCCGGTTCTACCAGGCCAGCTCCAGCGAGATGTTCGGGAAGGTGCGGGAGACGCCCCAGCGCGAGACGACCCCGTTCCACCCGCGCTCCCCGTACGGCGTGGCGAAGGTGTACGGGCACCACATCACGGTGAACTACCGCGAGTCGTACGGGCTGTTCGCCGTGAGCGGCATCCTGTTCAACCACGAGAGCCCGCGCCGCGGCCTCGAGTTCGTGACCCGGCGCATCTCGGACGGCGTGGCGCGCATCAAGCACGGCCTCGCCACCGAGCTGCGGCTCGGCAACCTCGACGCCCGGCGCGACTGGGGCTTCGCCGGCGACTACGTGGACGCGATGTGGCGGATGCTGCAGCAGACCGAGCCCGACGACTTCGTGGTGGGCACGGGGACGCAGCACAGCGTGCGCGACTGCTGCGAGGTGGCGTTCGGGCACGTCGGCCTGGACTGGCGAAAGCACGTCGTCCACGACCCGGCGCAGGACCGGCCGGCCGAGGTCGAGACCCTGCTGGCCGACCCCTCCAAGGCGCGCACCCGGCTCGACTGGTGCCCGACGGTGGATTTCGAGCACCTGATGCGGATGATGGTCGACGCGGACCTGGATCGCGTGAAGCGCTCCGCATGA